The Phycisphaeraceae bacterium genome has a window encoding:
- the rpsS gene encoding 30S ribosomal protein S19 has product MGRSLKKGPHVVESLYRKVERLNAQNKRSPIKTWARSCTIVPEFVGHTFQVHNGRHFTDVFCTEDMVGHKLGEFSITRVFRGHTNKKEAMKTGEGSE; this is encoded by the coding sequence ATGGGACGTTCACTCAAAAAAGGCCCGCACGTCGTGGAGAGTCTCTACCGCAAGGTGGAGCGACTCAACGCGCAGAACAAGCGTTCGCCCATCAAGACCTGGGCGCGGTCATGCACCATCGTCCCCGAGTTCGTGGGACACACCTTCCAGGTGCATAACGGGCGCCACTTCACCGACGTCTTCTGCACCGAGGACATGGTGGGTCACAAGCTGGGCGAGTTCAGCATCACGCGCGTGTTCCGCGGGCACACGAACAAGAAGGAAGCCATGAAGACCGGCGAGGGTTCGGAGTAA
- the rplW gene encoding 50S ribosomal protein L23 codes for MELTTIIRKPLITEKYTQTADEHNRYAFEVDRRASKDQIRQAVEAIYKVRVLDVSTLNRKGKTRRHRFGVTQQPTVKRAVVKVHPEDRIELF; via the coding sequence ATGGAACTCACCACGATCATCCGCAAGCCGCTGATCACCGAGAAGTACACGCAGACGGCGGACGAGCACAACCGGTACGCCTTCGAGGTGGATCGCCGCGCCAGCAAGGACCAGATCCGCCAGGCGGTGGAGGCCATCTACAAGGTGCGCGTGCTGGACGTCTCCACGCTCAACCGCAAGGGCAAGACCCGTCGTCACCGCTTTGGCGTGACGCAGCAGCCCACCGTCAAGCGAGCCGTGGTGAAGGTGCATCCGGAGGATCGGATCGAACTGTTCTGA
- the rpmC gene encoding 50S ribosomal protein L29: MAKKAKNIRKMSDEDLILEVTDARKRLFDLRSQAVTEKIEDTSQFGKIRKHMARLLTEHSARKRAKAGMTS, translated from the coding sequence ATGGCCAAGAAGGCGAAGAACATCAGGAAAATGAGCGACGAGGATCTGATCCTCGAGGTGACCGACGCGCGGAAGCGGCTGTTCGACCTGCGCAGCCAGGCCGTCACCGAGAAGATCGAGGACACGTCGCAGTTCGGCAAGATCCGCAAGCACATGGCCCGCCTGCTCACCGAGCACTCGGCGCGGAAGCGGGCGAAGGCAGGGATGACGTCGTGA
- the rplP gene encoding 50S ribosomal protein L16 gives MPRMPKRVKFRKQQRGKLRGKATRGNYVAFGDFGLQSLEAHWVSARQLEAGRIACQHYLRRQGVVFIRVFPDKPISKKPLETRMGKGKAETDFWAARVKPGTMLFEVSGVPENVAKQALARVAHKMPVKCRFVGRRLAV, from the coding sequence ATGCCTCGGATGCCCAAACGAGTGAAGTTCCGCAAGCAGCAGCGCGGCAAGCTGCGCGGCAAGGCGACGCGCGGAAACTACGTCGCGTTCGGCGACTTCGGCCTGCAGTCGCTGGAGGCGCACTGGGTGTCGGCGCGCCAGCTGGAAGCGGGCCGCATCGCCTGCCAGCACTATCTGCGCCGTCAGGGCGTGGTGTTCATCCGCGTCTTCCCCGACAAGCCCATCTCCAAGAAGCCGCTGGAGACTCGAATGGGCAAGGGCAAGGCGGAGACGGACTTCTGGGCCGCCCGCGTCAAGCCCGGCACCATGCTGTTCGAGGTGAGCGGCGTGCCCGAGAACGTGGCCAAGCAGGCCCTGGCCCGCGTGGCCCACAAGATGCCCGTGAAGTGCCGCTTCGTGGGTCGGCGTCTGGCGGTCTGA
- a CDS encoding VWA domain-containing protein, translating to MMRSARCVGLAMGLLCAGTWLTWPVLSQNPPQRTPPARQPEKPPAEPREAPPMDAPPASSTEADDPNVERQWWREADVEEKAVIGEMLRSDDWAFRALALMRLDRFRGPEVDAMLADALDDPTWQVRCFAIRHAWKHGVAIDGSRYAKEDDPRVLRTALAFGVEAPAKVVEQTGSRLLRTRSVDALIVGIELGAACRSDEVRREATQRALTLVRNMDPVVAGVIGRRLARVFQIDPAPPDALAWRRWVAGAPKNYVLPPLAAPGQRTDKSLVSMVDADTFVRLRDYMGVLRRRNLEMVIAVDATNSMTPVIDEVKADVDALILFLTDISSTLKLGMVAYRDHDNPGKLIEGHPFTTNVDSLRHFLFGLQTPGGPTFPEAVLAGVQACGPRQFPWSERAEREIILIGDAPPHDHESSELRATLEWYRQNGLTVHAVHVPMQWPAGYLRSLPRAQAEQQEAWRQDYNIATRRAFSDIASIGGGQLVEFDASRQTHLVRSIMKLTLEPEWWPYFDDFYDGYLDLCR from the coding sequence ATGATGCGATCCGCTCGTTGCGTCGGTCTGGCAATGGGGCTGCTGTGCGCCGGCACGTGGCTGACGTGGCCTGTCCTGTCGCAGAATCCGCCGCAGCGCACGCCGCCCGCGAGACAACCGGAGAAGCCCCCGGCTGAGCCGCGCGAGGCGCCTCCGATGGATGCGCCGCCGGCCTCTTCCACCGAAGCCGACGATCCCAACGTCGAGCGCCAGTGGTGGCGCGAGGCCGACGTCGAGGAGAAGGCCGTCATCGGCGAGATGCTTCGCAGCGATGACTGGGCGTTCCGGGCGCTGGCGCTGATGCGGCTGGATCGCTTCCGCGGGCCGGAAGTGGACGCGATGCTCGCCGACGCGCTGGATGATCCGACGTGGCAGGTGCGGTGCTTCGCCATCCGCCATGCGTGGAAGCACGGCGTGGCCATCGACGGATCACGCTACGCGAAGGAGGATGACCCGCGCGTCCTGCGCACCGCGCTGGCGTTCGGCGTGGAGGCGCCGGCGAAGGTCGTCGAGCAGACGGGATCGCGCCTGCTGCGGACGCGATCGGTGGACGCGCTGATCGTGGGCATCGAACTGGGCGCCGCCTGCCGCAGCGACGAGGTGCGGCGCGAGGCGACGCAGCGGGCCCTCACGCTGGTGCGCAACATGGACCCGGTGGTGGCGGGCGTCATCGGGCGGCGGCTGGCGCGGGTGTTTCAGATTGATCCCGCGCCGCCCGACGCCCTGGCGTGGCGACGCTGGGTGGCGGGCGCGCCGAAGAACTACGTCCTCCCGCCTCTCGCCGCCCCGGGCCAGCGCACGGACAAGTCGCTGGTGTCGATGGTCGACGCCGACACGTTCGTGCGGCTGCGCGACTACATGGGCGTGCTGCGGCGGCGCAACCTGGAGATGGTCATCGCGGTGGACGCCACCAACTCCATGACGCCCGTCATCGACGAAGTGAAGGCCGACGTGGATGCGCTGATCCTGTTTCTCACCGACATTTCATCCACCCTCAAACTGGGCATGGTGGCGTACCGTGATCACGACAACCCCGGCAAGCTCATCGAGGGGCATCCCTTCACGACCAATGTCGATTCGCTGCGCCACTTCCTCTTCGGGCTTCAGACGCCGGGTGGTCCGACGTTTCCAGAGGCGGTGCTGGCCGGCGTGCAGGCGTGCGGGCCGCGACAGTTTCCGTGGAGTGAACGGGCGGAGCGCGAGATCATCCTGATCGGCGACGCGCCGCCCCACGATCACGAGAGTTCGGAGCTGCGGGCGACCCTGGAGTGGTATCGCCAGAACGGTCTGACCGTGCACGCGGTCCACGTGCCCATGCAGTGGCCGGCGGGGTACCTGCGGTCGCTGCCGCGGGCGCAGGCGGAGCAGCAGGAGGCATGGCGTCAGGATTACAACATCGCCACCCGCCGGGCGTTCAGCGACATCGCCAGCATCGGCGGCGGGCAGCTGGTCGAGTTCGACGCCTCGCGGCAGACGCACCTGGTGCGCTCGATCATGAAGCTGACGCTCGAGCCGGAGTGGTGGCCCTACTTCGATGACTTCTATGACGGCTACCTCGATCTGTGTCGGTAG
- the rpsC gene encoding 30S ribosomal protein S3 yields MGQKTHPFGFRVGVTEGHKSRWFAPKALYGELLVEDYKIRKYVDKRLNRTPPFAAVSDILIERTREELTVIVRTARPGLVIGPKGQEVEKLTADLQALTGRKVVIKIIEIKNPDTEAVLIAEAIAEQLKKRANFRRVLKQRCDAAMQNGAKGVRIVLSGRLGGAEMSRMLDTRLGSIPLTTLQAQVDYGFAPSHTTYGTIGVKVWVYKGMYSDVVEEESKAAGARARARGRR; encoded by the coding sequence GTGGGACAGAAGACGCATCCATTCGGTTTCCGCGTGGGCGTGACGGAGGGACACAAGTCCCGCTGGTTCGCCCCCAAGGCGCTGTACGGCGAGCTGCTGGTCGAGGACTACAAGATCCGCAAGTACGTGGACAAGCGCCTCAATCGCACGCCCCCATTCGCAGCGGTGAGCGATATTCTCATCGAGCGCACCCGCGAGGAGCTGACGGTCATCGTCCGCACCGCCCGTCCGGGCTTGGTCATCGGCCCCAAGGGTCAGGAGGTGGAGAAGCTCACCGCCGACCTGCAGGCGCTCACGGGCCGCAAGGTGGTCATCAAGATCATCGAGATCAAGAACCCCGACACCGAGGCGGTGCTGATCGCCGAGGCCATCGCCGAGCAGCTCAAGAAGCGGGCCAACTTCCGCCGCGTGCTCAAGCAGCGGTGCGACGCGGCCATGCAGAACGGGGCCAAGGGCGTGCGCATCGTGCTGTCAGGTCGCCTGGGCGGGGCGGAAATGTCCCGCATGCTGGACACCCGGCTGGGCTCGATTCCGCTGACCACGCTGCAGGCGCAGGTGGATTACGGCTTCGCCCCCAGCCACACCACCTACGGCACCATCGGGGTGAAGGTGTGGGTGTACAAGGGGATGTACTCGGACGTGGTGGAGGAGGAGTCGAAGGCCGCCGGCGCCCGGGCGCGGGCGCGCGGTCGTCGCTGA
- the rpsQ gene encoding 30S ribosomal protein S17: MKVSDKAPRRVGVVDSARRDKTRTVSIPYAVKHPKYGKYVRRRTVLHVHDEHNVSKVGDRVEIAECRPISKTKSWVLLRVVEAAPEDVGTHVTTAGGYGAESEEGQR, translated from the coding sequence ATCAAGGTATCGGACAAGGCGCCGCGCCGCGTGGGCGTGGTGGATTCCGCGCGGCGCGACAAGACGCGCACGGTGTCCATCCCCTACGCCGTCAAGCACCCCAAGTACGGCAAGTACGTGCGCCGACGCACCGTGCTTCACGTGCATGACGAGCACAACGTGAGCAAGGTGGGCGACCGGGTGGAGATCGCCGAGTGCCGACCCATTTCCAAGACCAAGTCGTGGGTGCTCCTGCGCGTCGTTGAGGCGGCGCCGGAGGACGTGGGCACCCACGTCACCACCGCCGGCGGCTACGGCGCCGAGAGCGAGGAGGGCCAGCGATGA
- the rplC gene encoding 50S ribosomal protein L3 gives MPAAIIGRKIGMTRYFTEDGRNVPVTVIQAGPCAVTQVKTEATDGYSAVQLAFEDVKPRRSTIPVIGHDHKAGVSPKRVHREYRLPNDKAASGYELGQTVNVSAFENVRFIDVIGTSKGKGFQGVMKRHHFAGQEASHGCERKHRSPGSIASHATNRGRGPKPKSGKRMAGHMGHERVTVRSLDVVSIDPAKNLMLVRGSVPGPNSGLVFIREAIRLSRAKSNALKGKKGK, from the coding sequence ATGCCGGCCGCCATCATCGGGCGCAAGATCGGAATGACGCGGTACTTCACCGAAGACGGTCGCAACGTTCCCGTCACGGTGATCCAGGCCGGTCCCTGCGCCGTCACCCAGGTGAAGACCGAAGCGACGGACGGCTACTCCGCCGTGCAACTCGCTTTCGAGGACGTCAAGCCCCGTCGCAGCACGATCCCGGTCATCGGGCACGATCACAAGGCGGGCGTGAGCCCCAAGCGCGTACACCGGGAATACCGCCTGCCCAACGACAAGGCCGCCTCGGGATACGAGCTGGGCCAGACGGTGAACGTGTCGGCGTTCGAGAACGTCAGGTTCATCGACGTGATCGGCACCAGCAAGGGCAAGGGCTTCCAGGGGGTCATGAAGCGGCACCACTTCGCGGGGCAGGAAGCCAGCCACGGCTGCGAGCGCAAGCATCGCTCGCCCGGCTCGATCGCCAGCCACGCCACCAACCGTGGTCGCGGGCCCAAGCCCAAGAGCGGCAAGCGCATGGCCGGCCACATGGGTCACGAGCGGGTCACGGTGCGGTCCCTTGACGTGGTGTCCATCGACCCTGCGAAGAATCTCATGCTGGTGCGCGGTTCGGTGCCCGGCCCCAACAGCGGCCTGGTCTTCATCCGCGAAGCGATCCGGCTCAGCCGGGCCAAGTCCAATGCCCTCAAGGGCAAGAAAGGCAAGTGA
- a CDS encoding cation:proton antiporter — protein sequence MLDTPFGEIAAILLIAAVVGVIGALMRQPLIVAFIAVGILVGPSALHLVRHAEELELLASIGIAVLLFLVGLRLDVSVIRTMGPVSLATGLGQVGFTSIIGFFLCLLLGMSVAASVYVAVALTFSSTIIIVKLLSDKHEIDALHGRIAVGFLIVQDIVVVLAMIALSAFGGAGADGDGQPPLGRALLVLARGLGMLGVVALMMRYVLPHLTRMMARHQELLILFAIAWAVALAATGEAMGTSREVGAFLAGVSLASTPYRDAIGGRLVSLRDFLLLFFFINLGATLDLSQIRGDLLPAAVLSIFVLVGNPLIVMVIMGAMGYRRRTGFLAGLTVAQISEFSLILGALGVSLGHIDPSVMGVITLVGLITIGLSTYMILYSHPLFERVAPLLGVFEKAQPYRESADSDQMAVQPDVIVFGLGRYGSNIAHRLEQRGLRVLGVDFDPQVIRRWRDEGRSAQYGDAEDPEFAATLPLARATWVISTMPQLHVNQALLSALHEQRYAGSVAATAHHHHDARRLEQLGAKVVLLPFSDAAEEAVDRILGEAPQDNKPRP from the coding sequence ATGCTCGACACCCCGTTCGGCGAGATCGCCGCGATCCTGCTGATCGCGGCGGTGGTGGGCGTGATCGGCGCCCTGATGCGCCAGCCGCTCATTGTGGCGTTCATCGCGGTGGGCATTCTCGTCGGTCCCTCGGCGCTTCATCTGGTCCGCCACGCCGAGGAACTGGAGCTGCTCGCCTCCATCGGCATCGCGGTGCTGCTGTTCCTCGTGGGGCTGCGGCTGGACGTGAGCGTCATCCGCACCATGGGTCCGGTGTCGCTGGCGACCGGTCTGGGGCAGGTGGGCTTCACGTCGATCATCGGGTTCTTCCTGTGCCTGCTGCTGGGGATGAGCGTCGCGGCGTCGGTGTACGTGGCGGTGGCGCTGACGTTCTCGAGCACGATCATCATCGTGAAGCTCCTCAGCGACAAGCACGAGATCGACGCGCTGCACGGGCGAATCGCGGTGGGGTTCCTGATCGTGCAGGACATCGTGGTGGTGCTGGCGATGATCGCGCTGTCGGCCTTCGGCGGCGCGGGGGCCGACGGCGACGGGCAGCCGCCGCTGGGGCGCGCCCTGCTGGTGCTGGCCCGAGGACTGGGGATGCTGGGCGTGGTGGCGCTGATGATGCGATACGTGCTGCCCCATCTGACGCGCATGATGGCCAGGCACCAGGAACTGCTGATTCTGTTCGCCATCGCGTGGGCGGTGGCGCTGGCGGCGACGGGAGAGGCGATGGGCACCTCGCGCGAGGTGGGCGCCTTCCTGGCTGGGGTGTCGCTGGCCTCCACGCCCTACCGCGACGCCATCGGCGGACGCCTGGTCAGTCTGCGCGACTTCCTTCTCCTGTTCTTCTTCATCAACCTCGGCGCCACGCTCGACCTGTCGCAGATCCGGGGCGACCTGCTGCCGGCGGCGGTGCTGAGCATCTTCGTGCTGGTGGGCAACCCGCTCATCGTGATGGTGATCATGGGCGCGATGGGCTACCGGCGGCGCACCGGCTTTCTGGCCGGGCTGACCGTGGCGCAGATCAGCGAGTTCTCGCTGATTCTCGGCGCGCTGGGCGTGTCGCTCGGACACATCGACCCGTCCGTGATGGGCGTCATCACGCTCGTGGGGCTGATCACCATCGGGCTGAGCACGTACATGATCCTCTACTCCCACCCGCTGTTCGAGCGCGTGGCGCCGCTTCTGGGCGTGTTTGAAAAGGCACAACCGTACCGTGAGTCGGCTGATTCAGACCAGATGGCCGTGCAGCCGGATGTCATCGTGTTCGGACTGGGACGGTACGGTTCGAACATCGCCCACCGGCTCGAGCAGCGCGGACTCCGGGTGCTGGGGGTGGATTTCGATCCCCAGGTCATCCGGCGCTGGCGCGATGAAGGCCGGTCGGCTCAGTACGGCGACGCGGAGGATCCCGAGTTCGCCGCCACGCTGCCGCTCGCGCGGGCGACGTGGGTCATCAGCACCATGCCGCAACTGCACGTGAACCAGGCGCTGCTTTCCGCGCTGCACGAACAGAGGTACGCCGGCTCCGTGGCGGCAACCGCGCACCACCACCACGACGCCAGGCGGCTGGAGCAGCTCGGCGCCAAGGTCGTGCTGCTGCCGTTCTCCGATGCCGCGGAGGAAGCCGTGGACCGAATTCTCGGCGAAGCGCCGCAGGACAACAAGCCGCGACCGTGA
- the rpsJ gene encoding 30S ribosomal protein S10, which produces MTGGKIRIRLESYDHQALDASAREIVDHAKRTGARVAGPVPLPTRREIYTVNRSTFKHKKSREQFEIRTHKRIIDIMEPNDRTVEALNRLVVPAGVFVKIKA; this is translated from the coding sequence ATGACCGGCGGCAAGATTCGCATCCGACTCGAGTCGTACGACCACCAGGCGCTTGACGCCTCGGCGCGCGAGATCGTCGATCACGCCAAGCGCACCGGCGCCCGCGTGGCCGGTCCGGTCCCGCTGCCGACGCGCCGCGAGATCTACACGGTCAACCGTTCGACGTTCAAGCACAAGAAGTCGCGCGAGCAGTTCGAGATTCGCACCCACAAGCGCATCATCGACATCATGGAGCCCAACGACCGCACCGTCGAGGCCCTCAACCGTCTTGTGGTTCCCGCCGGCGTGTTCGTGAAGATCAAGGCCTAG
- the rplV gene encoding 50S ribosomal protein L22 — MSYRSTHRFARIAPRKARLVADLIRGRRVDDAMTQLQFSKKRAAYYFRNVLKSAIANAEEQDADVTSLYVTESRVDEGPTIKRFQPKDRGRAHQILKRTSHLHVAVDERN; from the coding sequence ATGTCGTACCGATCCACCCATCGATTCGCCCGCATCGCCCCGCGCAAGGCGCGGCTGGTGGCGGACCTGATCCGCGGCCGCCGCGTGGACGACGCGATGACGCAGCTTCAGTTCTCCAAGAAGCGCGCCGCGTACTACTTCCGCAATGTGCTCAAGTCCGCCATCGCCAACGCGGAAGAGCAGGACGCGGACGTGACCTCGCTCTACGTCACCGAGTCGCGCGTGGACGAGGGGCCGACCATCAAGCGCTTCCAGCCCAAGGATCGCGGTCGGGCGCACCAGATCCTCAAGCGAACCAGCCACCTGCACGTCGCCGTGGACGAAAGGAACTGA
- the rplB gene encoding 50S ribosomal protein L2, translating to MPTRIYKPVTNGRRNASVNLHAEVTKKNPEKALLRPLKSQGGRNNQGIVTVRGRGGGHKRRYRVIDFRRNKDDVSGIIVGVEYDPNRTCHIALVEYADGEKRYILAPKGLKDGHDVMSSSQAIEPKDGNCMPLKFIPTGLAVHNIEFEPGRGGAMCRSAGMSARLTNREGRWATLVLPSGEIRQVSVDCRATIGEIGNADHQNIKLGKAGRNRWKGRKPKTRGVAKSHHVHPMGGGEGRSKGNRPPASASGTLAKGGKTRARNKWSNARILRRRYSKRYGQLTL from the coding sequence ATGCCCACACGAATCTACAAGCCGGTGACCAACGGACGGCGCAACGCGTCGGTGAACCTGCACGCCGAGGTCACGAAGAAGAACCCTGAAAAGGCCCTGCTCCGGCCCCTCAAGAGCCAGGGAGGCCGCAACAATCAGGGCATCGTGACGGTGCGCGGGCGCGGCGGCGGCCACAAGCGCCGCTACCGAGTCATCGACTTCCGTCGCAACAAGGATGACGTGAGCGGGATCATCGTGGGCGTCGAGTACGACCCCAATCGCACCTGCCATATCGCGCTGGTGGAGTATGCGGACGGAGAGAAGCGGTACATCCTCGCCCCCAAGGGGCTGAAGGACGGCCACGACGTGATGAGCTCGTCCCAGGCGATTGAGCCGAAGGACGGCAACTGCATGCCGCTCAAGTTCATCCCCACCGGCCTGGCGGTGCACAACATCGAGTTCGAGCCGGGTCGCGGCGGCGCCATGTGCCGCAGCGCGGGCATGAGTGCCCGGCTGACCAACCGCGAAGGCCGCTGGGCCACGCTGGTGCTTCCCTCGGGTGAAATCCGCCAGGTGTCGGTCGACTGCCGGGCCACCATCGGCGAGATCGGCAACGCGGATCACCAGAACATCAAGCTGGGCAAGGCCGGTCGCAACCGCTGGAAGGGACGCAAGCCCAAGACCCGCGGCGTCGCCAAGAGCCACCACGTTCACCCGATGGGCGGCGGCGAGGGTCGCAGCAAGGGCAACCGTCCGCCGGCGAGCGCCTCGGGCACGCTGGCCAAGGGCGGCAAGACCCGCGCCCGCAACAAGTGGAGCAACGCCCGCATTCTGCGCCGTCGCTACAGCAAGCGGTACGGGCAGCTCACCCTCTGA
- a CDS encoding HD domain-containing protein produces MSSTQARPHLDIRSLTPNMFVDGIYAVYNPQVGTTRAGKPYLKCILRDATGECPARQWTIDERTANETGSTGFVWVAGHTQEFNGQIQLILEKIQPVEVSAEELRALLPCTRFNVEEMFAELTAILGTLEHPALKALAQAYLDDEKLIRNLKEAPAAVNLHHAWIGGLLEHTLQLLKLADRMLPLYPELNRDVVLMGLFLHDLAKTNELEWERGFNYTITGNLIGHIVTGALWLERKIREVAAKGGPVLPARTHVILSHIIISHHNEPEYGAAKRPSTPEAVFVSMLDNLEARTAMAIQHTRLNQPENGSDAHFTDKIFALDTRLFKANPIPESPPAA; encoded by the coding sequence ATGAGCAGCACGCAGGCCAGGCCGCACCTCGACATCCGCTCCCTCACGCCCAACATGTTCGTGGACGGCATCTACGCCGTCTACAACCCGCAGGTGGGCACCACGCGGGCGGGCAAGCCCTACCTCAAGTGCATCCTGCGTGACGCCACCGGCGAGTGCCCCGCGCGGCAGTGGACCATCGACGAGCGCACCGCCAACGAGACCGGCTCCACCGGCTTCGTCTGGGTGGCCGGCCACACGCAGGAGTTCAACGGCCAGATTCAGCTCATCCTCGAGAAGATCCAGCCCGTCGAGGTGAGCGCGGAGGAACTGCGAGCACTCCTGCCCTGCACGCGCTTCAACGTGGAGGAAATGTTCGCCGAACTGACCGCCATTCTCGGCACGCTGGAGCATCCGGCCCTCAAGGCCCTGGCCCAGGCCTACCTGGACGATGAGAAACTCATCCGCAACCTGAAGGAGGCGCCCGCGGCGGTCAACCTGCACCACGCCTGGATCGGCGGGCTGCTGGAGCACACGCTGCAACTGCTGAAACTCGCCGACCGGATGCTGCCTCTCTACCCGGAACTCAACCGCGACGTGGTGCTGATGGGGCTGTTCCTGCACGACCTGGCCAAGACCAACGAACTGGAGTGGGAGCGCGGCTTCAACTACACCATCACCGGCAACCTGATCGGACACATCGTCACCGGGGCGCTGTGGCTGGAGCGCAAGATCCGCGAGGTCGCCGCCAAGGGCGGACCGGTGCTGCCGGCGCGCACCCACGTCATTCTCTCGCACATCATCATCAGCCACCACAACGAGCCGGAGTACGGCGCCGCCAAGCGCCCCAGCACGCCCGAGGCGGTCTTCGTCTCCATGCTCGACAACCTCGAAGCCCGCACCGCCATGGCCATTCAGCACACCCGGCTCAACCAGCCGGAGAATGGCTCCGACGCGCACTTCACCGACAAGATCTTCGCGCTGGATACGCGGCTGTTCAAGGCGAATCCGATCCCGGAGAGTCCACCGGCAGCGTGA
- the rplD gene encoding 50S ribosomal protein L4: MIELAVYNQTGKQVGTLPIDETLLGGEVRPALLKQAYVRLHANQRQGSARTKNRSRIEGSTKKIYRQKGTGNARMGAKRTNLRKGGGVAFAKLKEREEYRLDMPRKMRRLANRNALLAKLVDGEVKCIDQLAFAEPKTRAFKSVLDAVGVDRTCLVALDPANVNALKSARNLDGVSTVRIQQLNAFDLLNHRYLVVDKASLQAFLDGSAWNGDDKEAA, from the coding sequence ATGATTGAACTCGCTGTCTACAACCAGACGGGGAAGCAGGTCGGCACGCTTCCCATCGACGAAACCCTCCTTGGAGGCGAGGTGCGCCCCGCCCTGCTCAAGCAGGCGTACGTGCGGCTGCACGCCAACCAGCGACAGGGCTCGGCGCGAACCAAGAATCGCAGCCGCATCGAGGGCTCGACCAAGAAGATCTACCGCCAGAAGGGCACCGGCAACGCCCGCATGGGCGCCAAGCGGACCAACCTTCGCAAGGGAGGCGGCGTGGCCTTCGCCAAGCTCAAGGAGCGCGAGGAGTACCGCCTCGACATGCCCCGCAAGATGCGGCGGCTGGCCAACCGCAACGCCCTGCTGGCGAAGCTCGTTGACGGCGAAGTGAAGTGCATCGACCAGCTGGCCTTCGCCGAGCCGAAGACCCGGGCCTTCAAGTCGGTGCTCGACGCGGTGGGCGTGGACCGGACATGCCTGGTGGCGCTGGACCCCGCCAACGTGAACGCTCTCAAGAGCGCCCGCAACCTGGACGGCGTATCCACCGTGCGGATTCAGCAGCTCAACGCGTTTGATCTGCTCAATCACCGCTACCTGGTGGTGGACAAGGCCTCGCTGCAGGCGTTTCTGGACGGCAGCGCGTGGAACGGCGACGACAAGGAGGCCGCGTGA
- a CDS encoding glycosyltransferase family 2 protein, whose product MRPRPRVLVAIPVYNEERYVARVLGRVREFASDILVIDDGSTDKTPMLLAQQPVEVIRHARNRGYGRSMQDMFRWAAVDGFDWLITMDCDEQHEPEAIPRFIEAIESEDADVISGSRYLANTPLDDAPPGDRRAINATITEELNARLGLTLTDSFCGFKAYRVEAVSRLRLNVDGYDFPMQFWVQAAAQGLRISEIPVRLIYNDPSRSFGGPLDDPARRLAHYRRTMHAEILRCADQLPPGAADGLGPSDERPCESCRCS is encoded by the coding sequence ATGCGACCGAGACCGAGGGTTCTGGTGGCCATCCCCGTGTACAACGAGGAGCGGTATGTGGCGCGCGTGCTGGGACGGGTGCGCGAGTTCGCCTCCGACATCCTGGTCATCGACGACGGCTCCACCGACAAGACCCCCATGCTCCTCGCCCAGCAGCCGGTGGAGGTGATCCGCCATGCCCGCAATCGGGGGTACGGCCGCTCCATGCAGGACATGTTCCGCTGGGCGGCGGTGGACGGCTTCGACTGGCTCATCACCATGGACTGCGACGAGCAGCATGAGCCGGAGGCGATTCCCCGGTTCATCGAGGCCATCGAATCCGAGGATGCGGATGTGATCTCCGGCAGTCGCTACCTGGCCAATACCCCGCTGGATGACGCCCCGCCGGGCGACCGACGGGCCATCAACGCCACCATCACCGAGGAACTGAACGCCCGGCTGGGTTTGACTCTGACGGATTCCTTCTGCGGGTTCAAGGCGTATCGCGTCGAGGCGGTGAGCCGGTTGCGCCTGAACGTTGACGGCTACGACTTCCCCATGCAGTTCTGGGTGCAGGCGGCGGCGCAGGGGCTTCGCATCAGCGAGATTCCCGTGCGGCTGATCTACAACGACCCGTCGCGCAGTTTCGGCGGGCCGCTGGATGACCCGGCGCGTCGGCTGGCGCACTACCGTCGCACGATGCACGCCGAGATTCTCCGCTGCGCCGACCAGCTGCCACCCGGTGCGGCGGATGGACTGGGGCCGTCAGACGAGCGGCCGTGCGAATCCTGCCGCTGTTCCTGA